The Toxotes jaculatrix isolate fToxJac2 chromosome 21, fToxJac2.pri, whole genome shotgun sequence genome includes a region encoding these proteins:
- the prr35 gene encoding proline-rich protein 35, giving the protein MSKDDTCKVTSASKHKERKPKKPHYIPRPWGKPYNYKCFQCPFTCMEKSHLYNHMKYSLCKNSLSLLIESDWPYKKGNILHPDQLRPFQQAHGLHTPGKDELDQVTRTEERQKQRRSVEEEAEDRESQGAEDEEEGGQSEGAEITGLTKESSSNNSSRGDAAECAAKKTKQPESELLMADMLSLEDQLLRARSVEVEAQLKHYKLSKTCLTAPGLLSEQWRLLASSHTKAKSEGAQPRVSSSIPCYPPPPNLVDYQDPTGLNLSVLGVGYPISPSLFSYMNSTIPTAATGVTAQTHAQLAQLPFLASAAQLMHPASSTHADRALIPPRLYYPFLCEHTFGPASGQSDASKVVKTSTNSLEGNPLSGFQPKVNLWKVPALRPGTTAVSPAGWVSPQRDSPDQGYRLVDKQQATAKEGKASWGLKRTGAPLGNHEAPVEKKPAMGFTLDLLKNIQTASTLNVAADKFLFQNSLQDAQLQTRPAEVWYNDPLTSPNSETSSLSICGGPNSQDSTAARTMGEGASESVAALLSDLSKALQEYQEAERKISHLEKEDLPAQRHLWEHLSKIRSELSHIHQALERTARQSDGPLDLSVKRDSTDLTGEQGMREDNSLKDNSTETEEDDEELEEKKEEEEDESERKALKASLESRKQSLDMLIKMSQASVVNTEVLSPGGLSMRPSPAEALWPSRTTKCEADSSVLLCPDGRSVVFTDIPASAKTSKRPPSIQRLDAQCPPSPLTAIDN; this is encoded by the exons ATGTCGAAGGACGACACTTGCAAAGTGACATCTGCCAGCAAACACAAGGAGCGCAAGCCTAAGAAGCCTCACTACATTCCCCGGCCATGGGGCAAACCCTACAATTACAAATGCTTCCAGTGCCCCTTCACTTGCATGGAGAAGTCTCACCTATACAACCATATGAAGTACAGCCTGTGTAAGAACTCACTTTCTCTGCTCATAGAGTCAGATTGGCCCTATAAGAAGGGCAACATCCTGCACCCAGACCAGCTGCGACCCTTTCAGCAGGCACACGGCCTCCACACCCCCGGGAAGGATGAGCTAGATCAGGTAACACGgactgaggagagacagaagcagcgaaggagtgtggaggaggaagcagaggacaGGGAAAGCCAGGgagcagaggatgaggaggagggaggacaaaGTGAGGGAGCAGAGATCACCGGGCTGACGAAAGAGAGCTCcagtaacaacagcagcagaggagacgCTGCAGAGTGCGCTGCCAAGAAAACCAAACAGCCAGAGTCAGAACTTCTGATGGCTGACATGCTGTCTCTGGAAGATCAGCTTTTACGAGCACGCTCAGTAGAAGTAGAGGCCCAGCTTAAACACTATAAGCTGTCCAAGACATGTCTAACAGCTCCCGGGCTGTTGTCAGAGCAGTGGCGGCTGTTAGCATCCAGCCACACAAAAGCCAAATCAGAGGGAGCTCAGCCCCGAGTGAGTAGCTCAATTCCCTGTTACCCTCCTCCGCCAAACTTGGTAGACTACCAAGATCCCACTGGACTCAATCTGTCAGTGCTCGGGGTGGGCTATCCCATCAGCCCCAGCCTCTTCTCCTACATGAACTCAACTATTCCCACTGCTGCCACGGGTGTCACCGCCCAGACCCACGCACAGCTCGCCCAGCTTCCTTTCCTGGCATCGGCCGCTCAACTGATGCACCCAGCCTCCAGCACACACGCGGACAGAGCTCTCATCCCCCCTCGTCTCTACTACCCATTCCTCTGTGAGCACACCTTCGGACCGGCCTCTGGTCAGAGTGATGCCAGCAAAGTGGTCAAGACATCAACAAACAGTCTAGAAGGGAATCCCCTGTCTGGCTTCCAGCCTAAAGTCAATCTGTGGAAAGTGCCAGCTTTGAGGCCAGGGACCACTGCTGTCTCCCCTGCTGGGTGGGTGTCACCTCAGAGAGACTCCCCCGACCAGGGCTACAGGCTGGTGGATAAACAGCAGGCAACAGCCAAGGAAGGCAAAGCAAGCTGGGGTCTAAAGAGGACAGGGGCTCCACTGGGAAACCATGAGGCACCTGTGGAGAAGAAGCCGGCCATGGGCTTCACCTTGGACCTTCTGAAGAATATTCAGACTGCATCGACTCTTAATGTGGCAGCGGACAAATTTCTCTTCCAGAACAG TTTGCAGGATGCTCAGCTTCAGACCAGGCCTGCTGAAGTGTGGTACAACGATCCTCTCACCAGTCCCAACAGTGAAACATCATCTCTTTCAATATGTGGTGGACCCAATAGCCAAGACTCGACTGCTGCCCGGACAATGGGAGAGGGAGCCTCAGAGTCAGTGGCTGCTCTCCTGAGTGACCTCTCCAAGGCCTTGCAGGAGTACCAGGAGGCTGAGCGCAAAATCTCCCACCTTGAGAAGGAGGACCTTCCGGCCCAGCGTCACCTCTGGGAACACCTGAGCAAAATCCGCAGCGAGCTCTCCCACATCCACCAGGCACTGGAGCGGACGGCTCGCCAAAGCGACGGGCCTCTCGACCTGTCAGTGAAGAGGGACTCGACAGATTTAACTGGTGAACAGGGCATGAGAGAGGACAACAGTCTTAAGGACAAcagtacagagacagaggaggatgatgaggagctggaggaaaaaaaggaggaagaggaggatgagagtgAAAGGAAGGCGTTGAAGGCTTCGTTGGAGAGTCGTAAGCAGTCACTGGACATGTTGATCAAAATGAGTCAGGCATCAGTGGTAAACACAGAGGTTCTCTCTCCTGGTGGTCTCAGCATGAGGCCCAGTCCGGCTGAGGCCCTGTGGCCAAGCAGAACCACCAAGTGTGAGGCAGACTCCAGCGTCCTGCTCTGCCCAGACGGCCGATCAGTGGTGTTCACCGACATCCCTGCCTCTGCCAAAACCTCAAAGAGACCCCCGTCCATACAGCGACTGGACGCTCAGTGTCCTCCAAGCCCTCTGACAGCTATTGACAACTAA
- the LOC121200935 gene encoding toll-like receptor 13, translating into MCCLVKMVQTVLFLLLLNILACWGYGFRGCSRNYPETDIMWCFNRNIANLSDVIRMLPDNITTINLSKNKIAVIPPGSFSQVLGLKKLDLSLNQLVSLKGGEFRGLDVLDHLNLTSNNMSSIHSSTFEGLAMLKTLLLPYNRLATISLGMFNYLPAIQVVDLSFNMLKSLLCEESGGSSTLKRLDLFANSIQRVNVSCFPALEYIRLSNNSKLKLQADVFASNPRLKSLLLQRVKIEELMGLSVETKKNLTWVAFSLFLDKSPLTICGVLKEMDQLEKIEVDLKGSKIPQQNSSLLDCATPPVVIIIDANLGNVAPLSLGKGNTSKLYLINCGLKQVSHSTFNGLQGLEMLQMNQNKVVIQPDTFKGLASLTFLSLDKSKIRDIDPNWFYPLKSLTCLSLLKNEIFELTPKVFTSLTQLQQLYLQFNLLKYITKKPFSKLKALKKLNLSLNLIDFIEEGSFEDLTDLRYLDLSGNRIKRLTPAILSGLQNLRKFVLYNNRLYFRSYETPFINLSSLEYLEMNYQGPGGRGIGDIGPHFFKGPHQLTSIAIGHSIMVNFHHDAFAPLVNLKFLYIAGVVMKTTNLSASFTPLKKLKRLTLYRADLDALPANLLPPDNTLEILKVQSNHLRTVDKTMLDSLPRLRVLDITENPLTCTCDNGWFKSWAIHNAQTQVSYLYNLQCDNDRRSPYLWQFDDKACSYEQASFSLFITCSVIDVLFVLLCLLWHVHGPAMRYLLLIYKAKLRGRRGGTGPKFQYDAFISYSSKDEAWVMGQLVPNLERPAAGAQRLRLCLHHRDFRPGAAVLDNIEAAIYSSRHTICVVTRHFLRSEWCSVEFQLASLRLLCDGSDVLLLVFLEDIPEHCLSPYTRLRKIVRKKTYLLWPEKPQEQDAFWVRLIDALKGNEEEEEGGRGGEDELARLIG; encoded by the exons ATGTGCTGTCTAGTAAAGATGGTGCAAACTGTCCTGTTCCTGCTTCTGCTCAACATCTTGGCCTGCTGGGGTTATGGTTTTAGAGGCTGCTCTCGTAACTACCCTGAGACTGACATAATGTGGTGTTTCAACCGGAACATCGCCAACCTGTCGGATGTCATTCGCATGCTCCCTGATAACATAACAACCATCAACCTGTCCAAGAACAAGATCGCAGTCATCCCACCTGGATCATTCAGCCAGGTGCTCGGACTTAAAAAGTTGGACCTGAGCCTAAACCAGCTGGTGTCTCTAAAAGGAGGAGAATTCAGAGGCCTGGATGTCCTGGATCATCTCAACCTTACCAGCAATAACATGTCCAGCATCCACTCCAGCACCTTTGAGGGACTCGCCATGTTAAAAACACTTCTTCTGCCCTACAACAGACTTGCAACAATCTCACTGGGTATGTTTAATTACCTTCCAGCAATTCAAGTCGTCGATCTGTCTTTCAACATGCTGAAGTCTTTGCTCTGTGAAGAGTCTGGAGGCTCCTCCACTCTTAAGCGTCTTGATCTTTTTGCGAACAGCATCCAGAGGGTAAATGTGAGCTGTTTCCCTGCCCTTGAGTACATCAGGCTGTCCAACAATTCTAAGCTGAAGCTGCAGGCAGATGTTTTCGCCTCCAACCCCAGGCTGAAGAGTCTGCTTCTTCAGAGAGTTAAAATAGAAGAGCTGATGGGACTCTCTGTGGAGACAAAGAAGAATCTCACTTGGGTggcattttctctgtttttggaCAAATCTCCTCTGACTATCTGTGGAGTGCTGAAAGAAATGGACCAGCTTGAGAAAATAGAG GTTGACCTGAAGGGATCTAAGATACCTCAACAAAACTCCAGCCTGCTGGACTGTGCCACACCACCAGTGGTCATTATTATCGATGCAAACCTTGGAAATGTTGCCCCTTTGTCGCTGGGTAAAGGAAACACAAGCAAACTTTATCTCATTAACTGTGGCTTGAAGCAGGTATCTCACAGTACATTTAATGGTCTCCAAGGACTGGAAATGCTGCAGATGAATCAAAACAAGGTCGTCATTCAGCCGGACACATTCAAAGGACTGGCCAGTCTCACCTTTTTAAGTCTTGACAAGAGCAAAATACGAGACATTGACCCAAACTGGTTTTACCCTCTGAAGAGTCTtacttgtctctctctcctgaaaaatgaaatctttGAGTTGACACCAAAGGTATTCACTTCCCTCACCCAACTTCAGCAGCTCTACTTGCAGTTCAACCTGTTAAAATACATCACAAAGAAGCCTTTCAGTAAGCTAAAGGCGCTAAAGAAGCTCAACCTCAGTCTGAACCTCATAGATTTCATTGAAGAGGGCTCTTTCGAAGACCTGACAGATCTCAG ATACCTGGACTTAAGTGGGAACCGCATCAAGAGGCTGACTCCAGCTATTCTGTCTGGACTTCAAAATTTGAGAAAATTTGTTCTGTACAACAACCGCCTCTATTTTAGATCTTATGAAACTCCTTTCATCAACCTCTCTTCTCTGGAG TATCTGGAGATGAACTACCAGGGGCCTGGAGGTCGGGGCATTGGGGATATTGGGCCGCATTTCTTCAAAGGTCCACATCAACTCACCTCAATTGCCATTGGACACAGCATCATGGTCAACTTCCACCATGATGCATTTGCTCCTCTGGTGAATTTGAAGTTCCTGTACATAGCTGGGGTGGTTATGAAAACGACCAACCTGAGTGCATCGTTTACCCCTCTGAAAAAGCTGAAGAGGCTGACTCTTTACAGGGCAGACCTAGACGCCCTGCCGGCTAACCTGCTACCTCCAGATAATACACTGGAAATTCTCAAAGTCCAATCAAACCACCTCCGCACTGTGGACAAAACGATGCTGGATTCTCTGCCAAG ATTGCGTGTTTTGGACATTACAGAAAACCCACTCACCTGTACTTGTGATAACGGCTGGTTCAAGAGCTGGGCTATCCACAACGCTCAGACACAG GTGTCCTACCTGTACAACCTCCAATGTGACAATGACAGAAGATCTCCCTACCTGTGGCAGTTCGATGATAAGGCCTGCTCCTATGAACAGGCTTCCTTCAGCCTCTTCATCACTTGCTCTGTGATAGATGTGTTGTTTGTACTCTTGTGTCTGCTCTGGCACGTACATGGCCCTGCCATGCGGTACCTGCTGCTCATCTACAAGGCCAAACTGCGTGGGCGTAGGGGGGGCACAGGGCCCAAATTCCAGTATGATGCCTTCATTTCCTACAGCTCTAAGGATGAGGCCTGGGTGATGGGACAGCTGGTGCCCAATCTAGAGAGGCCTGCTGCTGGAGCACAGAGGCTCAGACTGTGCCTCCACCACAGAGACTTCCGCCCCGGCGCTGCAGTTCTGGATAACATCGAGGCGGCCATCTACAGCTCCCGCCACACCATCTGTGTGGTGACACGTCACTTCCTGCGCAGTGAGTGGTGCTCTGTTGAGTTTCAGCTGGCCAGTCTCAGGCTGCTGTGTGATGGCAGTGACGTCCTGCTGCTGGTGTTCCTGGAAGACATACCTGAACACTGTCTGTCTCCCTACACACGCCTGCGCAAGATTGTCCGCAAGAAGACATACCTGCTGTGGCCTGAGAAACCACAAGAGCAGGACGCTTTCTGGGTCAGACTGATAGATGCTTTGAAAGgcaatgaggaggaagaggaggggggaagaggaggggaggacgAGTTGGCTCGGCTGATTGGCTAA